A DNA window from Streptomyces bacillaris contains the following coding sequences:
- the crgA gene encoding cell division protein CrgA: protein MPKSRIRKKADFTPPPAKQATAIKLTNRSWVAPVMLALFLLGLAWIVVFYVTEGSLPIDALGNWNIVVGFGFIAGGFAVSTQWK from the coding sequence GTGCCGAAGTCACGTATCCGCAAGAAGGCCGACTTCACGCCGCCCCCGGCGAAGCAAGCAACGGCGATCAAGCTGACCAACCGCAGTTGGGTGGCTCCGGTGATGCTGGCCCTGTTCCTCCTCGGGCTGGCCTGGATCGTGGTGTTCTACGTGACCGAAGGCAGTCTGCCGATCGACGCCCTGGGCAACTGGAACATCGTGGTCGGCTTCGGCTTCATCGCCGGCGGCTTCGCCGTGTCGACCCAGTGGAAGTGA
- a CDS encoding DUF881 domain-containing protein: protein MSNSADSPEGPARSTSVWAARGLTAAVFALAGLIFVTSANTAKGTNLRSDSSLLKLSDLIRERSENNAELNDSVAAARADVEALAQRDDGSTEAEDAKLKALEKAAGTTKITGDAVSVTLNDAPPDATANPGYPEPQPNDLVIHQQDLQAVVNALWQGGARGIQVMDQRLISTSAVRCVGNTLILQGRVYSPPYKVTAVGDPGKLRKALDNSTAIQNYQLYVKAYGLGWKVEEDDAVTLPGYSGTVDLHYAKPVE from the coding sequence TTGAGCAATTCTGCCGACTCTCCCGAAGGTCCGGCCCGGTCCACCTCCGTGTGGGCGGCCCGGGGGCTCACCGCTGCCGTCTTCGCCCTCGCCGGGCTCATCTTCGTCACCAGCGCCAACACGGCCAAGGGCACCAATCTGCGCAGCGACTCCTCCCTGCTCAAGCTCTCCGACCTGATCCGGGAGCGCAGCGAGAACAACGCCGAGCTGAACGATTCGGTCGCCGCCGCCCGCGCGGACGTGGAGGCCCTCGCCCAGCGCGACGACGGCTCCACCGAGGCCGAGGACGCCAAGCTGAAGGCCCTGGAGAAGGCGGCCGGCACCACGAAGATCACCGGCGACGCCGTCAGCGTCACACTCAACGACGCCCCGCCGGACGCCACCGCCAACCCCGGCTACCCCGAGCCCCAGCCCAACGACCTGGTCATCCACCAGCAGGACCTCCAGGCCGTCGTGAACGCCCTGTGGCAGGGCGGGGCGCGCGGCATCCAGGTCATGGACCAGCGGCTGATCTCCACCAGCGCGGTCCGCTGCGTCGGCAACACCCTGATCCTCCAGGGCCGCGTCTACTCCCCGCCGTACAAGGTCACCGCCGTGGGTGACCCGGGCAAGCTGAGGAAGGCGCTCGACAACTCCACCGCGATCCAGAACTACCAGCTGTACGTGAAGGCGTACGGGCTGGGCTGGAAAGTCGAGGAGGACGACGCGGTGACTCTTCCCGGTTACTCGGGCACAGTGGACCTCCACTACGCGAAGCCCGTGGAGTGA
- a CDS encoding class E sortase: protein MSSRPSERSVPPVPLRLVVRTFSELCITVGALIILFVAYVLSWTGVKAADAAEGEIATLHSRWAQQRPAAPSAIASPPPYEDGKPFATMYVPRFGAGWEWPVLENTEARTLQKGLGHYSGTARPGETGNFAVAGHRRTYGDPFKDFPRLRPGDAVIVNDGTTWFTYRVAREPYRTVPTDTAVVDPVPRRSGFEGPGRYLTLTTCEPEWGSSHRLIAWAHLDATRPVGAGKPPELTA from the coding sequence GTGTCGTCACGACCGTCGGAGCGATCGGTACCGCCCGTCCCGTTACGGCTCGTCGTCAGGACCTTCAGCGAGCTGTGCATCACCGTGGGCGCCCTGATCATCCTGTTCGTCGCCTACGTCTTGTCATGGACGGGCGTCAAGGCCGCCGACGCGGCCGAGGGCGAGATCGCGACGCTCCACAGCCGCTGGGCCCAGCAGCGGCCCGCGGCCCCTTCCGCCATCGCCTCCCCGCCCCCGTACGAGGACGGGAAGCCGTTCGCGACGATGTACGTCCCCCGCTTCGGCGCCGGATGGGAGTGGCCGGTGCTGGAGAACACCGAGGCCAGGACCTTGCAGAAGGGGCTCGGCCACTACAGCGGGACCGCCCGCCCGGGGGAGACCGGCAACTTCGCGGTGGCCGGGCACCGGCGGACGTACGGGGACCCCTTCAAGGACTTCCCCCGGCTCCGCCCCGGGGACGCGGTGATCGTCAACGACGGCACGACCTGGTTCACGTACCGCGTCGCCCGCGAGCCCTACCGGACCGTGCCCACCGACACCGCCGTCGTCGACCCCGTCCCCCGGCGCTCCGGCTTCGAGGGCCCGGGCCGCTATCTGACGCTCACCACCTGCGAGCCCGAGTGGGGCAGCAGCCACCGGCTGATCGCCTGGGCCCACCTGGACGCGACCCGGCCGGTGGGCGCGGGGAAGCCGCCGGAGCTTACCGCCTGA
- a CDS encoding aminodeoxychorismate/anthranilate synthase component II, producing the protein MSARILVVDNYDSFVFNLVQYLYQLGAECEVLRNDEVTTAHAQDGFDGVLLSPGPGTPEQAGVCVEMVRHCADTGVPVFGVCLGMQSMAVAYGGVVDRAPELLHGKTSPVSHEGKGVFAGLPSPFTATRYHSLAAEPAALPPELEVTARTADGIIMGLRHRDRAVEGVQFHPESVLTEYGHLMLANWLEQCGDQGAVARSAGLAPVVGKAAA; encoded by the coding sequence GTGAGCGCACGCATCCTCGTCGTGGACAACTACGACAGCTTCGTCTTCAACCTCGTCCAGTACCTCTACCAGCTCGGCGCCGAGTGCGAGGTGCTGCGCAACGACGAGGTGACCACCGCCCACGCCCAGGACGGCTTCGACGGCGTCCTGCTCTCCCCCGGCCCCGGCACGCCCGAGCAGGCGGGGGTCTGCGTGGAGATGGTGCGCCACTGCGCGGACACCGGCGTTCCGGTCTTCGGCGTCTGCCTGGGGATGCAGTCCATGGCCGTCGCGTACGGCGGTGTCGTCGACCGGGCCCCCGAGCTGCTGCACGGCAAGACCTCGCCGGTCAGCCATGAAGGAAAGGGCGTCTTCGCCGGGCTGCCCTCCCCCTTCACCGCCACCCGCTACCACTCGCTCGCCGCCGAACCGGCCGCGCTCCCGCCCGAGCTGGAGGTCACGGCCCGCACGGCCGACGGCATCATCATGGGCCTGCGCCACCGGGACCGGGCCGTGGAGGGCGTGCAGTTCCACCCCGAGTCCGTGCTCACCGAGTACGGCCACCTGATGCTCGCCAACTGGCTGGAGCAGTGCGGTGACCAGGGGGCCGTGGCGCGGTCGGCGGGGCTCGCGCCGGTGGTGGGCAAGGCCGCGGCGTGA
- a CDS encoding class E sortase, translating to MTEPRPEDGPGLQGPYVPGTYGADGAFTSAVEGLADPLGDPLPGQHTSPWFRSEATPGEGGPAAARPQAYGPEQAQEAPGEWYDPDGYQRDWYGPQQAPAASPAPAPADETIGLRTADTRRIVTDPGERPDPPQAYAPTDVPRPYDPADPYEPAPEPYAPPGERTATDPYAPTARPVSAGRPEQAEAYEAATDPYEPPTRPESAEPVTGGRAERRRAAKGRGRRSGPAAPAASTPAAPMTRMEARRAAKAAKDSPAVVASRAVGEIFISLGVLMLLFVTYQLWWTNVRAEQIAGKETDRIQEEWANGAGKPGVFAPGQGFAIMHIPKLDVVVPIAEGINKEKVLDRGMLGHYGEGKLKTAMPEDEQGNFAVAGHRNTHGEPFRYVNKLVPGDPIVVETRDAYYTYEMTSILPQTSPSNISVIEPIPAGSGFTEPGRYITLTTCTPEFTSTYRLIVWGKMVDERPRDEGKPKALVG from the coding sequence GTGACCGAACCCCGCCCCGAGGACGGCCCCGGACTCCAGGGCCCGTACGTGCCAGGGACGTACGGGGCCGACGGGGCGTTCACGTCGGCGGTGGAAGGACTCGCGGACCCGCTCGGCGACCCGCTGCCGGGGCAGCACACCTCCCCGTGGTTCCGGAGCGAGGCCACCCCGGGGGAGGGCGGTCCGGCCGCCGCCCGCCCGCAGGCGTACGGCCCTGAGCAGGCGCAGGAGGCCCCGGGCGAGTGGTACGACCCCGACGGGTACCAGCGGGACTGGTACGGCCCCCAGCAGGCCCCTGCGGCCTCTCCCGCGCCCGCTCCGGCCGATGAGACCATCGGGCTGCGGACCGCCGACACCCGCCGAATAGTCACAGACCCGGGCGAAAGGCCTGATCCGCCCCAGGCGTACGCGCCGACCGACGTGCCCCGGCCGTACGACCCCGCCGATCCGTACGAGCCCGCTCCGGAGCCGTACGCGCCCCCAGGGGAACGGACCGCCACGGATCCGTACGCGCCGACCGCCCGGCCGGTCTCCGCCGGGCGGCCCGAGCAGGCCGAAGCGTACGAGGCCGCCACCGATCCGTACGAGCCCCCCACCCGCCCCGAGTCCGCCGAGCCGGTCACCGGGGGGCGGGCCGAGCGGCGGCGGGCGGCCAAGGGGCGCGGGCGCCGTTCCGGCCCGGCGGCCCCGGCGGCCTCCACCCCCGCCGCCCCCATGACCCGGATGGAGGCGCGGCGCGCGGCGAAGGCCGCCAAGGACAGTCCGGCCGTCGTCGCCAGCCGGGCCGTCGGCGAGATCTTCATCTCGCTCGGCGTCCTGATGCTGCTCTTCGTCACCTACCAGCTCTGGTGGACCAACGTCCGGGCCGAGCAGATCGCGGGCAAGGAGACGGACAGGATCCAGGAGGAGTGGGCCAACGGGGCGGGCAAGCCCGGGGTGTTCGCGCCGGGCCAGGGCTTCGCCATCATGCACATCCCCAAGCTGGACGTCGTCGTCCCGATCGCCGAGGGCATCAACAAGGAGAAGGTCCTCGACCGGGGCATGCTCGGCCACTACGGCGAGGGCAAGCTGAAGACGGCGATGCCCGAGGACGAGCAGGGCAACTTCGCCGTCGCCGGCCACCGCAACACCCACGGGGAACCGTTCCGCTACGTCAACAAGCTCGTCCCCGGCGATCCGATCGTGGTCGAGACGAGGGACGCGTACTACACGTACGAGATGACCAGCATCCTGCCGCAGACCTCGCCGTCCAACATCTCGGTGATCGAGCCGATCCCGGCCGGTTCCGGGTTCACCGAGCCGGGCCGGTACATCACGCTGACGACCTGCACCCCGGAGTTCACGAGTACCTACCGGCTGATCGTCTGGGGCAAGATGGTCGACGAACGGCCGCGCGACGAGGGAAAGCCCAAGGCGCTCGTGGGCTGA
- a CDS encoding class E sortase codes for MAARTEHDERTGAPASTPPAPRRARHPIATAVSVFGELLITAGLVLALFVAYSLWWTNVLADREAGRQGDTVRENWADAGPGALDTKDGIGFLHVPAMENGEVLVKKGTDPKTLNNGIAGYYTDPVPSALPWDDEGNFTLAAHRDGHGAKFHNIHKLKNGDPVVFETKDTWYVYKVYKTLPETSKFNVDVIQPVPEESGVKKPGRYITLTTCTPVYTSKYRYIVWGELERTEKVDKDRTKPVELL; via the coding sequence GTGGCAGCGAGGACCGAGCACGACGAGCGGACCGGCGCACCCGCGTCCACGCCCCCGGCACCCCGCCGTGCCCGGCACCCGATCGCCACGGCCGTCAGTGTCTTCGGTGAGCTGCTGATCACCGCGGGCCTGGTGCTCGCGCTCTTCGTCGCGTACTCCCTCTGGTGGACCAACGTGCTCGCCGACCGCGAGGCGGGCCGACAGGGCGACACCGTACGGGAGAACTGGGCGGACGCCGGGCCCGGTGCGCTGGACACCAAGGACGGCATCGGCTTCCTGCACGTCCCCGCCATGGAGAACGGCGAGGTGCTGGTCAAGAAGGGCACCGACCCCAAGACCCTCAACAACGGCATCGCGGGCTACTACACGGACCCGGTCCCCTCCGCCCTCCCCTGGGACGACGAGGGCAACTTCACGCTGGCCGCCCACCGGGACGGGCACGGCGCCAAGTTCCACAACATCCACAAGCTGAAGAACGGCGACCCGGTCGTCTTCGAGACCAAGGACACCTGGTACGTCTACAAGGTCTACAAGACGCTCCCCGAGACCTCGAAGTTCAACGTCGACGTGATCCAGCCGGTCCCGGAGGAGTCGGGCGTGAAGAAGCCCGGCCGCTACATCACGCTGACGACCTGCACCCCGGTCTACACCTCGAAGTACCGCTACATCGTCTGGGGCGAGCTGGAGCGTACGGAGAAGGTCGACAAGGACCGTACGAAGCCGGTGGAACTGCTCTAG
- the pknB gene encoding Stk1 family PASTA domain-containing Ser/Thr kinase, translating into MEEPRRLGGRYELGSVLGRGGMAEVYLAHDTRLGRTVAVKTLRADLARDPSFQARFRREAQSAASLNHPAIVAVYDTGEDYVDGVSIPYIVMEYVDGSTLRELLHSGRRLLPERTLEMTVGILQALEYSHRAQIVHRDIKPANVMLTRTGQVKVMDFGIARAMGDSGMTMTQTAAVIGTAQYLSPEQAKGEQVDARSDLYSTGCLLYELLAVRPPFVGDSPVAVAYQHVREEPQPPSTFDPEITPEMDAIVLKALTKDPDYRYQSADEMRADIEACLDGRPVAAAAGLGAAGYGGYDGYNADQPTTALRATDPNNQQTSMLPPVNPDDGGYGYDDRAGRRRQQPQKKSNLSTILLVVAGILVLIGAILIGKAVFSDSGTDAQISVPNLVGSTVEEAEQLAERSEIVLKVGGEEPCEQQEKGKVCSQDPKDGTMEKNGTVTVMVSSGAPKVEVPDVLEKSEDGARKALEDKGFSVNVTAVESDKTEGTVIEQKPKGGSEAEDGSEVTITVAKKETLDLPDMRTRTFAAAEQQLRGIGFTNISRTDVDSEEPKDTVIEQTPQPGKHAKDAQIVLKVSKGPTEPPEPEKTQVPQIQGMKLGEAKAKLQEAGLQVGNVQGSQDDNAIVAVVQPGVGETVDKNSAVNIFATPGGGGDQGGGGIFGGPSGR; encoded by the coding sequence ATGGAAGAGCCGCGTCGCCTCGGCGGCCGGTACGAGCTGGGCTCGGTGCTCGGCCGTGGTGGCATGGCCGAGGTCTACCTCGCCCACGACACCCGGCTCGGCCGCACCGTAGCGGTGAAGACGCTCCGGGCCGATCTGGCCCGCGACCCGTCCTTCCAGGCCCGGTTCCGCCGTGAGGCCCAGTCGGCCGCCTCGCTCAACCACCCCGCGATCGTCGCCGTCTACGACACCGGCGAGGACTACGTCGACGGGGTCTCCATCCCGTACATCGTGATGGAGTACGTCGACGGGTCGACCCTGCGGGAGCTGCTGCACTCCGGACGCCGGCTGCTGCCCGAGCGCACGCTGGAGATGACGGTCGGGATCCTCCAGGCCCTGGAGTACTCGCACCGCGCCCAGATCGTCCACCGCGACATCAAGCCGGCCAACGTCATGCTGACGCGCACCGGCCAGGTCAAGGTGATGGACTTCGGCATCGCCCGGGCCATGGGCGACTCCGGCATGACGATGACGCAGACCGCCGCGGTCATCGGCACCGCCCAGTACCTCTCCCCGGAGCAGGCCAAGGGCGAGCAGGTCGACGCCCGCTCCGACCTGTACTCCACCGGCTGCCTCCTCTACGAACTCCTCGCGGTCCGGCCCCCGTTCGTCGGGGACTCGCCCGTCGCCGTGGCCTACCAGCACGTGCGCGAGGAGCCGCAGCCGCCGAGCACCTTCGACCCCGAGATCACGCCCGAGATGGACGCGATCGTGCTGAAGGCGCTCACCAAGGACCCGGACTACCGCTACCAGTCCGCCGACGAGATGCGGGCCGACATCGAGGCCTGCCTCGACGGCCGGCCGGTCGCTGCCGCGGCCGGGCTGGGTGCCGCCGGGTACGGGGGGTACGACGGCTACAACGCCGACCAGCCCACCACCGCCCTGCGCGCCACCGACCCCAACAACCAGCAGACGTCGATGCTGCCGCCGGTCAACCCCGACGACGGCGGCTACGGCTACGACGACCGCGCGGGCCGACGGCGCCAGCAGCCGCAGAAGAAGAGCAACCTCTCGACGATCCTGCTGGTCGTCGCGGGCATCCTGGTGCTCATCGGCGCGATCCTGATCGGCAAGGCCGTCTTCAGCGACTCCGGCACCGACGCCCAGATCTCCGTGCCCAACCTGGTCGGCTCCACCGTCGAGGAGGCGGAACAGCTGGCCGAGAGATCGGAGATCGTCCTCAAGGTCGGCGGCGAGGAGCCGTGCGAGCAGCAGGAGAAGGGCAAGGTCTGCTCGCAGGACCCGAAGGACGGCACGATGGAGAAGAACGGGACCGTCACGGTCATGGTCTCCTCCGGTGCCCCGAAGGTCGAGGTGCCCGACGTCCTGGAGAAGTCCGAGGACGGCGCCCGCAAGGCCCTGGAGGACAAGGGCTTCAGCGTCAACGTCACCGCGGTCGAGTCCGACAAGACCGAGGGCACGGTCATCGAGCAGAAGCCCAAGGGCGGCAGCGAGGCGGAGGACGGCTCCGAGGTGACCATCACGGTCGCCAAGAAGGAGACCCTGGACCTGCCCGACATGCGCACCCGTACCTTCGCGGCCGCGGAACAGCAGTTGCGGGGCATCGGCTTCACCAACATCTCGCGGACCGACGTCGACTCCGAGGAGCCGAAGGACACGGTCATCGAGCAGACCCCGCAGCCCGGCAAGCACGCCAAGGACGCGCAGATCGTGCTCAAGGTCTCCAAGGGCCCGACCGAGCCGCCGGAGCCGGAGAAGACCCAGGTCCCGCAGATCCAGGGCATGAAGCTCGGAGAGGCCAAGGCGAAGCTCCAGGAGGCGGGCCTCCAGGTCGGCAACGTCCAGGGCTCGCAGGACGACAACGCCATCGTGGCCGTCGTCCAGCCGGGGGTCGGTGAGACCGTCGACAAGAACTCCGCGGTCAACATCTTCGCCACCCCGGGCGGCGGCGGGGACCAGGGCGGCGGCGGCATCTTCGGAGGCCCGTCGGGCCGGTAG
- a CDS encoding peptidoglycan D,D-transpeptidase FtsI family protein, whose protein sequence is MNKPLRRIAIFCGILVLALLIRDNWLQYVRADELNSHKYNRRVQIERYAHERGDIIVDGKAITGSVETEDSDFKYKRVWKDGPLWAPVTGYSSQAFDSSQLENLEDGILTGNSDQLFFDRTLSMFTGKKKSGGNVVTTLNGAAQKAAFNGLGNKKGAVVALDPQTGAVLALASTPSYDPSVFAGNSMKDSDARQKLLKDEDKPMLNRALRETYPPGSTFKVVTAAAALENGLYDDIDGKTDSPLPWTLPQSTVQLKNQGDLPCEDASLREALRVSCNTVFGKISDDLGNKKMIEQTDKFGFNKEVFTPVRADASIYPEDNRPQNAMAGIGQASNRTTPLQMAMVAAAIANDGKLMQPYMVAKRQAPDLDDIYTHEPEELSRAMSGENAQKLQQMMETVVNDGTGTRAQIPGVTVGGKTGTAQHGLNNSEKPYAWFISYAKTDSGSPVAVAVVVEDGNANRGDISGGGLAAPIAKSVMKAVVDNK, encoded by the coding sequence CCGGATCGCGATCTTCTGCGGGATCCTCGTCCTCGCCCTGCTGATCCGGGACAACTGGCTCCAGTACGTCCGGGCGGACGAGCTGAACAGCCACAAGTACAACCGCCGCGTCCAGATCGAGCGCTACGCCCACGAGCGCGGCGACATCATCGTCGACGGCAAGGCGATCACCGGCTCCGTCGAGACCGAGGACAGCGACTTCAAGTACAAGCGGGTCTGGAAGGACGGCCCCCTCTGGGCCCCCGTGACCGGCTACTCCTCGCAGGCCTTCGACTCCTCGCAGCTGGAGAACCTGGAGGACGGCATCCTCACGGGCAACAGCGACCAGCTCTTCTTCGACCGGACGCTGTCGATGTTCACCGGCAAGAAGAAGTCCGGCGGCAACGTCGTCACCACCCTCAACGGCGCCGCGCAGAAGGCGGCCTTCAACGGGCTCGGCAACAAGAAGGGCGCCGTCGTCGCGCTCGACCCGCAGACCGGGGCCGTCCTCGCCCTGGCGAGCACCCCCTCGTACGACCCCTCGGTCTTCGCCGGGAACTCCATGAAGGACTCGGACGCCCGGCAGAAGCTCCTCAAGGACGAGGACAAGCCCATGCTCAACCGGGCGCTGCGCGAGACCTATCCCCCCGGCTCCACCTTCAAGGTCGTCACCGCCGCCGCGGCCCTGGAGAACGGGCTCTACGACGACATCGACGGCAAGACGGACTCCCCGCTGCCCTGGACGCTGCCCCAGTCCACGGTGCAGCTCAAGAACCAGGGCGACCTCCCCTGTGAGGACGCCTCGCTGCGCGAAGCCCTGCGGGTCTCGTGCAACACCGTCTTCGGGAAGATCAGCGACGATCTCGGCAACAAGAAGATGATCGAGCAGACGGACAAGTTCGGCTTCAACAAGGAAGTCTTCACGCCCGTCCGCGCCGACGCGAGCATCTACCCCGAGGACAACCGGCCGCAGAACGCGATGGCCGGCATCGGCCAGGCGTCCAACCGGACCACCCCCCTCCAGATGGCCATGGTGGCCGCCGCCATCGCCAACGACGGCAAGCTGATGCAGCCGTACATGGTGGCCAAGCGCCAGGCGCCCGACCTGGACGACATCTACACCCACGAGCCCGAGGAGCTCAGCCGGGCGATGTCGGGGGAGAACGCCCAGAAGCTCCAGCAGATGATGGAGACCGTCGTCAACGACGGAACGGGAACCAGGGCACAGATCCCCGGCGTCACCGTAGGCGGCAAGACCGGTACCGCCCAGCACGGTCTGAACAACAGCGAGAAGCCGTACGCCTGGTTCATCTCGTACGCGAAGACCGACAGCGGCTCCCCGGTCGCCGTCGCCGTCGTGGTCGAGGACGGCAACGCCAACCGGGGCGACATCTCGGGTGGTGGGCTGGCCGCCCCGATCGCGAAGAGCGTGATGAAGGCGGTCGTCGACAACAAGTAG